One Arvicanthis niloticus isolate mArvNil1 chromosome X, mArvNil1.pat.X, whole genome shotgun sequence genomic window, aatctgaaagaaaaattttcaaaggGAAACcacatttctttagaaaaaaaatgcaaagatcCCACTTTTAGAAGCTTAAACCAGTACTAATTTTGAAATAACTCCAgcaaaatggagaaaaacatttGAATACTCCAAATGTCAACTTACACATTAAGTCAGTAAGAACCAGGCCACATACAGTTCAAAACCAAAATTATCTCTGGtattaaaagacagaagaatccctGTATTGTGATAAGGAGTTAGAAACAAAAAGTGTAAATTTCAGGGGCTGGATACTGATAGACTTCATATGTTTGTGAAATACCAATTGATTCAAACTTGGTATGTACATGAACTAAATGAAAAACCATCTTTTTATAAAGATGATGCCCTATTAAAGTTTTAGCAGTaattatgtttaaaaatgtaatttgagAGCAATGAGCTGGGCTCTCTTTATTAAATACCCTTCCTGGAGGCTCAGAGATCTATGGGGAAGTGGATTCAATGGAAAGTTGTAGAGTGAGAAGTAGTATATGATCCTAGgaaacagcatcttccagacaTAGCAGGGTTGATGAACACAAGTACTCACAGAGCCTGTGACAGCAAATACAAGTCCTGCACAAATCCGAGCCACACAAAAATCTCAGTATGGAGAAGGGGAAGCAAGTAgaaagtcccacccctaaccaagaagctttTTGTAATAGGTATTTGCTGTGACAGAGAAAAGCATGTGTCTCTAATGGAGTCACACTATGTCTATCAACTCAACTCCAGGGTAGGCCTCATGGTCAAGGAATAGTTGACCAACTGACCAATGCAAAACAGACTCCATGTTATTTTGTGTGCTTTTATCTTGTAGTGATTtgctgtttgttcttttgtgggttttgtttccttgattttgtttttgagcaAGAAGGAACACAAATTTGAGTGTGGGtgagaaagtgaggaggactgGGGACAGGGCAAAGAGTTTGATCAAAACATAATCTAGGAAAAGTTTTctgaagaataaaaagtaaatagcTCCAACTCAAGTGAAGTTAGTTCTTTTACACAGTTATTAATTCCCCAAATACATTTATCATTCTCATCTCAGATGTTTCTTGAAAATGCTCATATTAAATATGGAGTGATCTTTCCTGTCTTTTAAAAGGCTTTCTAAATACCTACATAGACAAGGCAGGGGAACCCGATCAGAGTTTCAGAAGAGAATGTGGTATACCTTACAGGTGACTCCTTATTTGAAACAACTATCAAGGTAAGAGCAACAATAATATAGCAACCAAAAGGTTTGTGGTAAGTAATGAAACCTTTACTCTGGGTCTATGAGATATGTGGTTCCTGTGTCTTCACAGTTTGAGAATGGCTGAGCAGCAAGAATATAAACTCATTCAAATGATTTGAATGACTGTAAACATGTAATCACATTAAAGATTCCACTCCAAGATTAACTGACAGTCAGGGATTTTGATCTGGGACGTCAGTAAATACAATTCAaatataaattactttatttCGAACTGGACATGCAGGGAGAAAACTACCATTTTTAAACAGTATCCAGAAATGTGCAAGTCGTTGGAAGCTGCTGGGTACACAGGCTAAAACAACTGACTAACCACAATTATCCCTCCAAAAAAGTATCTAATTAGGAATTCTCTACAAATATCGCTTCTGCCAGGGTCACAGCTTGTAAATTATATAGGACATCTGAAATCAGGAATGAAAAATCATTAGCTGtaaatttttcttgaaaattaaaatagttttcgGTCATATGAAAAAAACACGGAGTTGCTGCGCTGGGCCTATTAGATGGCATTCTGTAAGCTAAAAGTCCTGTGTGCAGAAAGGAAAAGGTGTAACGCACCaactgttctttttcttcatttattttcaaacaaatCATCTGAGTCAACCAAGAATTGGTCACTGCCAAGAAGCAAGGCCATGAAggggaaaacaagaaaacaaaacaaaacaagaagaaccAAAAAAGgagccccctccctccccagctcaAGTGCCTCTTCCCAGTGGATAAAACTAAAGGCCCCCTCACTAGGAAACAAACCAGAAGCCTTACAACAAGATTGCGCGCGCACGCTACGCGCAAACACATGTAAAGGCTGTTTAAAGGGAAAAAACcatccaaacaaaaacatcacaGAGCAGATAGGCACACAAGCATACACTGACGCACacgtgaacacacatacacacacgcacacccccCAAGAGCAAGGCAAGCAGTTAAGGCACCTTTCCCAAAATCCCATGCAGCTGTGGCTGACCGCAAGATTTTTACAGTGTCACCAAGAAGCGATTGGAAAAGCATCTGAAAAACGTGCAAATTGTCTACAAACAGCGCCTGGCAACCGAGACAGTTTGCAAGCGTgattcagaggtctgcctgccaaGGAAACAAAAGAAGCCTCCCTCCTGCCCGTGCGGGCTGGCAGGCGGGCGCATAGGGCAGGAGAGGTGCTCCCCTGGCAGGCAGGAGGCAAGTGCGGGGAGGCGACAGGCAGGAGTCCGGGCGGGAGCGGTACATACTAGGGCTCGCTCTGTGGCGGGGACGGGGCGGCCGAGTTCCCATTAGTAGGGGAGCCGCCCAGCTTCAGTTTCTCCAGGTACTCGGCGTGCACGGGCTTGTGGCACTGCAGGACCTTGATGGCATCTTCGATCTTGAACCACTCGCGCTTCCTGCCGATGCTGACCGAGTCTTCCCAATCCTCCAGCAGCTCGGTGACGGTGAGCACGAACACGTAGGTCCGGTGCTTGCGGTCCTGGTTCTGCTCGAAGACGCCCAGCAAGCGGCCCAACTTCCCCTTGACTCCCGCCTCCTCGTACACCTCGCGCACCGCCGCGCCGTCCGGCTCCTCCTCGGGCTCCATGCCCCCTCCCGGCACGATCCAGCGGTCGGGGTAGCGGCTGCTGCTCACCAGCAGGACCTCGTCCTCGCGCTCGCTGCGGAAGCACAGGCACGCGGCGCGCTTCTTGAAGCCCTCGGGGTCGTAGGTCCGCGTCTGGTTCGGCTTGCACTTCATCCTcggcgccgccgccgccaccgccgccaccgccgccgccgccgccgccgccgcctcggAGGTCGCTTGCAGCTGCCTAGCGAGCGGGCCGCCGGCGCGCAGCCCAGGAGCTCAGCTGGCACGCAGAGGGCCTGGCGAggctggaggagaggagagaggagagcggAGTGGAGCGGATCGGAGTCTCAGCCGAGCCCGGGAAGCCGAGGCGGGGGCGGGCGGGGGCGAGCCGGCGCGTCAGTCGGTCCGCGGGGCAGGCAGCACCAGCCGGGCGCGCCGAGGGTCGCGAGCCCGCCGCCTGATTGGAGGCGCCGCTTCCGCCGCCCGGAGCCGGGAGCCCAGAGCCCACGCCTCCGCAAAGCCCCGGAGTGGACCGTGCGCGGTCCCCGCCCTCCCGATCGCCGCGCTCGCTCGCTCACGCGCGCGCTCGACCGCTCCCCCGCTCCGCCGCCACCGCCGGCGCCGCCGTTGCTGCCGCGCCAGGGGTTGAGCGAGGTGaggcgcgtgcgcgcgcgtggCCGGGtccgcgtgcgcgcgcgcgccggAGGGCGACGGGCGGAGGAGCGGAGGGGCGGAGGCGGGGGTCCCCGACTCCCGCAAAGAGCGCCGCCGCCGGCCCACTGCGCAGGCGCCCCGCACCGCTGGGACTGGGAAGCTTGTAGCTGCCAGTGCGCCGGGGAGGTGCACCCAACTGGGACTTTGCACAGGGTCCTCACCACGTGTGTGTCTCAGCCAGACCTGGAAGCAAAGGGCGCCAGGCCCTCCCTGAGAAATGCCTGAGCTGAGGGGTCGAGGCCCCTGTGTCACACTCGGTTCCCATCATGAAGTGCACTGCCTTATTTATAGGCAGGAGGCCTGGTGTCCCCAGAATGAGCAATGAGAGTCTTGCCAGAAGAATCTTTGCTGAGTCACATGCAGCTTGCCTTCTGCAACAGGTCCCCTTCTGCAGCTTGTCGACCATGTTGGTTCAGCCCTGGTCTTAAACACTTTCACATAACCCCTGGTCACATTTTGCAGAGTCTCCCAGTCAGGGAACCCTGGGACTCCTGGTTCCAAGCCTCTTTTCAACCCCATTGCAAGCTGTTTCTGGGGCAGCACTCCCTAAAGTCTTGGATCCCATGTCCCATGTCAGGAGCCTCCTTCCTCACATCCTGTGCCCTTGCCTGGCCTCCACACAGCTAGGAATTCAG contains:
- the LOC117694881 gene encoding diphosphoinositol polyphosphate phosphohydrolase 3-alpha isoform X2 yields the protein MKCKPNQTRTYDPEGFKKRAACLCFRSEREDEVLLVSSSRYPDRWIVPGGGMEPEEEPDGAAVREVYEEAGVKGKLGRLLGVFEQNQDRKHRTYVFVLTVTELLEDWEDSVSIGRKREWFKIEDAIKVLQCHKPVHAEYLEKLKLGGSPTNGNSAAPSPPQSEP
- the LOC117694881 gene encoding diphosphoinositol polyphosphate phosphohydrolase 3-alpha isoform X1, which gives rise to MKCKPNQTRTYDPEGFKKRAACLCFRSEREDEVLLVSSSRYPDRWIVPGGGMEPEEEPDGAAVREVYEEAGVKGKLGRLLGVFEQNQDRKHRTYVFVLTVTELLEDWEDSVSIGRKREWFKIEDAIKVLQCHKPVHAEYLEKLKLGGSPTNGNSAAPSPPQSEP